The following proteins are co-located in the Pyxicephalus adspersus chromosome Z, UCB_Pads_2.0, whole genome shotgun sequence genome:
- the SHROOM4 gene encoding protein Shroom4 isoform X1, whose amino-acid sequence MDNHGSVQSSQCIHVQLQGGAPWGFTLRGGLEHGEPLIISKIEDGGKAAKSEKMEVGDELVNINGTPLYGSRQEALILIKGSYKILKMIVRRRNVSVVRPHSWHLAKLSEVHPDVASMQYPADAFSLSWHSGCETSELPMQWNPLSRHCSTDKSSSIGSMESLDQPGQNYYEGTLSPIDPGMYQNKRDSAYSSFSASSNTSDYTVSARTEESSPINCMIRSTKQEDGRYLQTGQSALDPQEDVPSQKLAEHSKRPSLFSYDSNHLDIIKSPPQPPVRRDSLRASKNQMCSSEKRRASAPGETFYIPGKWSKDFPQLNISSCSQCQLAKDFCALHQKENLSSDQYYMLSSQADNILQNSDHPPCGDAGERNNCSDINRSQASDGDIESNKDVACYTVQKIRETFIKKTSFDLHKPEHHRSSQRESSSIKTVFRNDAKMAASDYCNESDNCNEENKINRKCNYSNYKGVQAATLQNTDINNCDLIANHGPYRSNGDLKETPPFQPGDSTGVQKSPKTLPDPDSGQLENAIPVKKPGSTRHRSAQMRRKSDRFATNLRNEIQNRKAQLQKSKGSSVLLCGEAVEERDEPVDCQPRPAPPPPPPKNKARLLEIKKAKTELFGNSDPPSQEKKESHGFEKNEVCNRLKEDIITTTNEIIPEDEEVCVAFRNKAANDWWRTSSLCASHRESPGYEENVVSQKATERSFDHSDRVLQQASNISQKTHSRRDERRISPSSQCTSPDTWGREKINMVDSTRHHEETRDSPVQEVHNSNKLWRTGSSQSICHNEPLAEAFPKNRPEDPNFSITQHSFGTQANANSAQKAEHLIEERSIADQRMVNYLEDRGVEKVRELKLQELEKSDATQCKASLQSPSFEDQVSQSKPHGARWTLSPARRPPPHSYFMKGSPPEVSNSNVEEAIPPITHMTEPNILMPFADRRRFFEDSSKGPPPAHHSMHMKANKNSFCSSLSDYSFPQVVAPDVRRHSVDHACHPLSPGRQESGLPCSEFCMSHVPEPPLCCNPNGHLADYLHSVSCSYRSCMFCSTDVCPALLKRNMSMSLHGYHCQHHHHHHHQWTRCNDCMCPNQHPSLEEGPAMHSDPWHLRKSMLQEVSLKEWNPQLKINRKCSQSVSELCQFNSGFHYPDPHKSCYEGDDQERPQYYRAASTYDLSCEHPFRPVDLPSAKDGLPQRGLLRDRSYSVNHLNLEHLAVRERQETPPVKQTEPSARPKKQGPPRPPPPNWEKYKGRRSSQESVKSVSALSRGQDLSDVSESNRNLEDARQRSQSLPMDKTFSQLVPSPQPVQGTGYGTEPSEMRSSPSGSQNRSLPVSPNQENSNECPEIPTDSLPHPSDFDQKFISDGAEEPEVADEGSLKDQPFCSKSSTMEQRSTNNPEKEHPPQLVDMFEGNFQRYEDDWSTDRESEISIPERYEFQPISPPPLYGATSPTSCTSYYNTSAAKAELLKKMKEMSDVQGKIEGMAGGEEEDTLTFKKMQLIDSISRKLSVLNEAQQGLQEDITANMMLGCELESLLKSLCKPNEYDKFRLFIGDLDKVVNLLLSLSGRLTRVESALNCSDPEPSVEEKLNLLEKKKQLTDQLEDAQELKAHVTRREQVVLETLSKYLNEDQLQDYQHYVKMTSALIVEQRELEDKIRLGEEQLRCLRESL is encoded by the exons ATTGAAGATGGCGgcaaagcagcaaaaagtgaaaaGATGGAAGTGGGGGATGAACTGGTGAATATTAACGGCACCCCCTTGTATGGATCGCGTCAAGAAGCTTTAATCCTAATAAAAGGATCCTACAAAATTCTCAAAATGATCGTCAGGAG GAGGAATGTTTCCGTTGTCCGACCCCACTCATGGCACCTTGCCAAGCTGTCCGAAGTCCATCCCGATGTAGCAAGTATGCAGTATCCTGCAGATGCCTTCAGTTTGTCTTGGCATTCTGGCTGCGAAACTAG CGAACTTCCTATGCAGTGGAATCCTTTGTCAAGACACTGCAGCACAGATAAAAGCAGCTCCATCGGTAGCATGGAAAGTCTTGACCAGCCAGGACAAAATTATTATGAAGGAACACTTTCTCCTATTGACCCAGGAATGTACCAGAACAAAAGAGATTCGGCATACAGCTCATTTTCTGCAAGCTCAAACACTTCTGATTATACGGTGTCTGCTAGAACCGAGGAGTCCTCTCCTATTAACTGTATGATCAGGTCAACCAAGCAAGAAGACGGACGATATCTTCAGACAGGACAAAGTGCTCTTGACCCACAAGAGGATGTGCCTAGCCAAAAATTAGCCGAGCACTCTAAACGACCTTCCTTGTTTTCCTACGATTCAAACCATTTGGACATCATAAAATCCCCACCGCAGCCACCTGTGCGAAGAGATAGCTTACGGGCATCTAAAAATCAGATGTGCAGCAGTGAGAAAAGAAGAGCTTCTGCTCCAGGGGAAACTTTTTATATACCCGGAAAGTGGTCCAAAGACTTTCCTCAACTGAACATTTCTAGCTGCAGCCAGTGCCAGCTTGCCAAAGACTTCTGTGCTCTCCATCAAAAGGAGAACTTGTCTTCAGATCAGTATTACATGTTGAGTTCACAGGCCGATAACATTCTTCAAAACAGTGACCACCCTCCTTGTGGCGATGCAGGAGAAAGAAATAATTGCAGTGATATAAATAGAAGCCAAGCCAGTGATGGAGATATTGAAAGTAACAAGGACGTTGCTTGTTACACCGTTCAAAAAATCAGGGAGACATTTATCAAAAAGACATCTTTTGACCTTCACAAGCCTGAACACCATCGTTCTTCTCAAAGAGAAAGCTCCAGCATAAAGACTGTTTTTAGAAATGATGCAAAAATGGCTGCATCAGACTACTGTAATGAATCCGACAATTgcaatgaagaaaacaaaattaatagaAAGTGcaattatagtaattataaaggTGTTCAGGCTGCTACACTACAAAACACAGATATCAATAACTGTGACTTAATTGCCAATCATGGACCTTATAGGTCAAACGGTGACTTAAAAGAAACTCCACCTTTCCAACCGGGTGATTCCACAGGAGTGCAGAAATCACCCAAGACACTTCCGGATCCCGATAGTGGACAACTAGAAAATGCCATTCCTGTAAAAAAGCCAGGCTCGACGCGTCACCGCTCAGCTCAGATGCGAAGAAAGAGCGACCGGTTCGCTACCAACTTGAGAAACGAGATACAGAATCGAAAAGCTCAGCTGCAAAAGAGCAAAGGCTCTTCAGTTCTGCTTTGTGGTGAGGCTGTTGAAGAGAGAGATGAACCAGTTGACTGTCAGCCACGACCAGCTCCTCCACCTCCACCCCCTAAAAACAAAGCACGACTGTTAGAAATCAAGAAAGCCAAGACTGAATTATTCGGCAATTCCGACCCTCCAAgccaagaaaaaaaggaaagccatggctttgaaaaaaatgaagtatGTAATCGCTTGAAGGAAGATATAATTACAACCACAAATGAGATTATTCCGGAAGACGAAGAAGTGTGTGTTGCCTTCAGAAACAAAGCTGCCAATGACTGGTGGAGGACGAGCTCCTTGTGTGCTTCTCACAGAGAGTCACCAGGCTATGAGGAAAATGTGGTCAGTCAAAAGGCAACTGAACGTTCATTCGATCATTCCGATAGGGTTTTGCAGCAGGCGTCAAACATATCTCAGAAAACTCACAGCCGCAGAGATGAGCGGAGGATATCTCCATCTAGCCAGTGTACCAGCCCAGACACATGGGGGAGAGAAAAGATAAATATGGTGGACAGTACTAGACATCATGAAGAAACAAGGGATTCACCAGTCCAAGAGGTACATAATTCTAATAAATTATGGAGGACTGGCTCAAGTCAGAGTATTTGTCACAATGAACCACTGGCTGAGGCTTTCCCAAAAAACAGGCCGGAGGATCCAAACTTTTCGATCACCCAACATTCTTTTGGTACCCAAGCTAATGCAAACAGTGCACAAAAAGCTGAGCATCTCATTGAAGAGAGGTCTATTGCCGACCAAAGAATGGTGAACTACTTAGAAGATAGAGGTGTGGAAAAGGTTCGAGAATTAAAGCTTCAAGAGTTGGAAAAATCAGATGCTACACAGTGCAAGGCCTCGCTGCAATCTCCAAGTTTTGAGGACCAGGTATCTCAGTCTAAACCTCATGGTGCTAGATGGACATTGTCTCCAGCTCGTAGACCTCCACCTCATTCTTATTTCATGAAGGGGAGCCCTCCAGAAGTCAGCAATTCAAATGTGGAAGAGGCGATTCCCCCCATCACTCACATGACGGAGCCCAACATTCTCATGCCTTTTGCAGATCGTAGAAGGTTTTTTGAAGATAGTAGCAAGGGACCTCCACCGGCCCACCACTCCATGCAcatgaaagcaaacaaaaacagtttttgttcGAGTCTTTCTGATTATTCCTTTCCTCAGGTTGTGGCTCCAGATGTAAGAAGGCATTCTGTGGATCATGCGTGTCACCCGTTGTCTCCTGGTAGACAAGAGAGTGGTTTGCCGTGTTCTGAGTTTTGCATGAGTCATGTGCCGGAGCCACCTCTGTGTTGCAATCCGAATGGTCATTTGGCGGATTACCTGCACTCAGTGTCCTGCAGCTATCGATCCTGTATGTTTTGTTCTACTGATGTGTGTCCAGCTTTGCTTAAAAGGAACATGTCTATGAGCCTTCATGGTTACCACTGCCaacaccaccatcaccaccatcatcagtGGACAAGGTGCAATGATTGTATGTGTCCTAACCAACACCCTTCCTTAGAAGAAGGCCCGGCCATGCATAGTGACCCATGGCACTTGAGGAAATCCATGTTACAG GAAGTATCGCTGAAAGAATGGAACCCGCAGCTGAAAATCAACAGGAAGTGCAGCCAGTCTGTGAG TGAACTGTGCCAGTTTAATTCTGGATTTCATTATCCGGACCCACACAAATCATGCTATGAGGGTGATGATCAGGAACGGCCTCAGTACTATAGGGCAGCATCTACTTATGACCTCTCCTGCGAGCATCCCTTCAGGCCCGTGGATTTGCCATCAGCTAAGGATGGTCTACCACAACGAGGACTTTTAAGAGATAGATCTTACTCTGTAAACCACCTGAACTTGGAACATCTCGCTGTGCGGGAAAGGCAGGAGACACCTCCAGTAAAACAGACCGAGCCATCAGCCCGACCAAAGAAGCAAGGTCCTCCCCGCCCTCCACCTCCCAACTGGGAGAAGTACAAAGGACGAAGGTCATCACAAGAGTCCGTCAAGTCTGTTTCTGCACTCTCCCGTGGCCAAGATTTGTCTGATGTATCTGAAAGTAATAGAAATCTAGAGGATGCAAGGCAACGATCTCAAAGTCTGCCTATGGACAAGACATTCTCCCAGTTAGTACCTTCACCGCAACCAGTGCAAGGAACAGGTTATGGTACTGAACCATCTGAGATGAGAAGTTCTCCAAGTGGATCTCAGAATCGATCTTTACCAGTTTCTCCAAACCAGGAGAATTCAAa TGAATGTCCTGAGATTCCCACCGATTCTTTGCCTCACCCCTCTGACTTTGATCAGAAGTTCATCTCAGATGGTGCAGAGGAGCCAGAGGTGGCAGATGAAGGAAGCCTCAAGGATCAACCGTTCTGTTCGAAGTCCTCCACAATGGAGCAAAGATCCACCAATAACCCTGAGAAGGAACATCCTCCGCAACTGGTAGATATGTTTGAAGGAAACTTCCAGCGTTATGAAGATGATTGGTCTACAGACAGAGAGTCTGAAATCTCCATTCCAGAAAG GTATGAATTTCAGCCCATTTCCCCACCACCTTTATATGGTGCTACCAGTCCCACCTCTTGCACATCTTACTACAACACCTCCGCAGCTAAAGCCGAGCTCCTCAAAAAGATGAAGGAAATGTCTGATGTCCAAGGGAAAATCGAGGGCATGgctggaggagaagaagaagacacATTGACTTTCAAAAAA ATGCAACTCATAGACAGCATCAGCAGAAAGCTCTCTGTATTAAATGAAGCTCAGCAGGGCCTTCAGGAGGACATCACTGCCAATATGATGCTGGGCTGTGAGTTGGAGAGCCTGCTAAAGAGTCTTTGTAAACCCAACGAGTATGACAAATTCCGATTATTTATTGGAGACCTGGACAAAGTGGTCAACTTGCTGCTGTCCCTCTCTGGACGTCTCACCAGGGTAGAGAGTGCACTAAATTGCAGTGACCCAGAGCCCTCTGTGGAAGAGAAG CTGAACCTactggaaaaaaagaagcaacTCACTGACCAACTGGAAGATGCTCAGGAACTGAAGGCTCACGTCACACGTAGGGAACAAGTAGTCCTCGAAACTTTGTCGAAGTACCTGAACGAAGACCAGCTCCAGGATTACCAACACTACGTAAAGATGACCTCCGCTCTCATTGTAGAACAAAGAGAGCTGGAGGATAAAATCAGACTTGGAGAAGAACAATTGAGATGTCTCCGGGAAAGTCTCTAA
- the SHROOM4 gene encoding protein Shroom4 isoform X2 yields MKIEDGGKAAKSEKMEVGDELVNINGTPLYGSRQEALILIKGSYKILKMIVRRRNVSVVRPHSWHLAKLSEVHPDVASMQYPADAFSLSWHSGCETSELPMQWNPLSRHCSTDKSSSIGSMESLDQPGQNYYEGTLSPIDPGMYQNKRDSAYSSFSASSNTSDYTVSARTEESSPINCMIRSTKQEDGRYLQTGQSALDPQEDVPSQKLAEHSKRPSLFSYDSNHLDIIKSPPQPPVRRDSLRASKNQMCSSEKRRASAPGETFYIPGKWSKDFPQLNISSCSQCQLAKDFCALHQKENLSSDQYYMLSSQADNILQNSDHPPCGDAGERNNCSDINRSQASDGDIESNKDVACYTVQKIRETFIKKTSFDLHKPEHHRSSQRESSSIKTVFRNDAKMAASDYCNESDNCNEENKINRKCNYSNYKGVQAATLQNTDINNCDLIANHGPYRSNGDLKETPPFQPGDSTGVQKSPKTLPDPDSGQLENAIPVKKPGSTRHRSAQMRRKSDRFATNLRNEIQNRKAQLQKSKGSSVLLCGEAVEERDEPVDCQPRPAPPPPPPKNKARLLEIKKAKTELFGNSDPPSQEKKESHGFEKNEVCNRLKEDIITTTNEIIPEDEEVCVAFRNKAANDWWRTSSLCASHRESPGYEENVVSQKATERSFDHSDRVLQQASNISQKTHSRRDERRISPSSQCTSPDTWGREKINMVDSTRHHEETRDSPVQEVHNSNKLWRTGSSQSICHNEPLAEAFPKNRPEDPNFSITQHSFGTQANANSAQKAEHLIEERSIADQRMVNYLEDRGVEKVRELKLQELEKSDATQCKASLQSPSFEDQVSQSKPHGARWTLSPARRPPPHSYFMKGSPPEVSNSNVEEAIPPITHMTEPNILMPFADRRRFFEDSSKGPPPAHHSMHMKANKNSFCSSLSDYSFPQVVAPDVRRHSVDHACHPLSPGRQESGLPCSEFCMSHVPEPPLCCNPNGHLADYLHSVSCSYRSCMFCSTDVCPALLKRNMSMSLHGYHCQHHHHHHHQWTRCNDCMCPNQHPSLEEGPAMHSDPWHLRKSMLQEVSLKEWNPQLKINRKCSQSVSELCQFNSGFHYPDPHKSCYEGDDQERPQYYRAASTYDLSCEHPFRPVDLPSAKDGLPQRGLLRDRSYSVNHLNLEHLAVRERQETPPVKQTEPSARPKKQGPPRPPPPNWEKYKGRRSSQESVKSVSALSRGQDLSDVSESNRNLEDARQRSQSLPMDKTFSQLVPSPQPVQGTGYGTEPSEMRSSPSGSQNRSLPVSPNQENSNECPEIPTDSLPHPSDFDQKFISDGAEEPEVADEGSLKDQPFCSKSSTMEQRSTNNPEKEHPPQLVDMFEGNFQRYEDDWSTDRESEISIPERYEFQPISPPPLYGATSPTSCTSYYNTSAAKAELLKKMKEMSDVQGKIEGMAGGEEEDTLTFKKMQLIDSISRKLSVLNEAQQGLQEDITANMMLGCELESLLKSLCKPNEYDKFRLFIGDLDKVVNLLLSLSGRLTRVESALNCSDPEPSVEEKLNLLEKKKQLTDQLEDAQELKAHVTRREQVVLETLSKYLNEDQLQDYQHYVKMTSALIVEQRELEDKIRLGEEQLRCLRESL; encoded by the exons ATTGAAGATGGCGgcaaagcagcaaaaagtgaaaaGATGGAAGTGGGGGATGAACTGGTGAATATTAACGGCACCCCCTTGTATGGATCGCGTCAAGAAGCTTTAATCCTAATAAAAGGATCCTACAAAATTCTCAAAATGATCGTCAGGAG GAGGAATGTTTCCGTTGTCCGACCCCACTCATGGCACCTTGCCAAGCTGTCCGAAGTCCATCCCGATGTAGCAAGTATGCAGTATCCTGCAGATGCCTTCAGTTTGTCTTGGCATTCTGGCTGCGAAACTAG CGAACTTCCTATGCAGTGGAATCCTTTGTCAAGACACTGCAGCACAGATAAAAGCAGCTCCATCGGTAGCATGGAAAGTCTTGACCAGCCAGGACAAAATTATTATGAAGGAACACTTTCTCCTATTGACCCAGGAATGTACCAGAACAAAAGAGATTCGGCATACAGCTCATTTTCTGCAAGCTCAAACACTTCTGATTATACGGTGTCTGCTAGAACCGAGGAGTCCTCTCCTATTAACTGTATGATCAGGTCAACCAAGCAAGAAGACGGACGATATCTTCAGACAGGACAAAGTGCTCTTGACCCACAAGAGGATGTGCCTAGCCAAAAATTAGCCGAGCACTCTAAACGACCTTCCTTGTTTTCCTACGATTCAAACCATTTGGACATCATAAAATCCCCACCGCAGCCACCTGTGCGAAGAGATAGCTTACGGGCATCTAAAAATCAGATGTGCAGCAGTGAGAAAAGAAGAGCTTCTGCTCCAGGGGAAACTTTTTATATACCCGGAAAGTGGTCCAAAGACTTTCCTCAACTGAACATTTCTAGCTGCAGCCAGTGCCAGCTTGCCAAAGACTTCTGTGCTCTCCATCAAAAGGAGAACTTGTCTTCAGATCAGTATTACATGTTGAGTTCACAGGCCGATAACATTCTTCAAAACAGTGACCACCCTCCTTGTGGCGATGCAGGAGAAAGAAATAATTGCAGTGATATAAATAGAAGCCAAGCCAGTGATGGAGATATTGAAAGTAACAAGGACGTTGCTTGTTACACCGTTCAAAAAATCAGGGAGACATTTATCAAAAAGACATCTTTTGACCTTCACAAGCCTGAACACCATCGTTCTTCTCAAAGAGAAAGCTCCAGCATAAAGACTGTTTTTAGAAATGATGCAAAAATGGCTGCATCAGACTACTGTAATGAATCCGACAATTgcaatgaagaaaacaaaattaatagaAAGTGcaattatagtaattataaaggTGTTCAGGCTGCTACACTACAAAACACAGATATCAATAACTGTGACTTAATTGCCAATCATGGACCTTATAGGTCAAACGGTGACTTAAAAGAAACTCCACCTTTCCAACCGGGTGATTCCACAGGAGTGCAGAAATCACCCAAGACACTTCCGGATCCCGATAGTGGACAACTAGAAAATGCCATTCCTGTAAAAAAGCCAGGCTCGACGCGTCACCGCTCAGCTCAGATGCGAAGAAAGAGCGACCGGTTCGCTACCAACTTGAGAAACGAGATACAGAATCGAAAAGCTCAGCTGCAAAAGAGCAAAGGCTCTTCAGTTCTGCTTTGTGGTGAGGCTGTTGAAGAGAGAGATGAACCAGTTGACTGTCAGCCACGACCAGCTCCTCCACCTCCACCCCCTAAAAACAAAGCACGACTGTTAGAAATCAAGAAAGCCAAGACTGAATTATTCGGCAATTCCGACCCTCCAAgccaagaaaaaaaggaaagccatggctttgaaaaaaatgaagtatGTAATCGCTTGAAGGAAGATATAATTACAACCACAAATGAGATTATTCCGGAAGACGAAGAAGTGTGTGTTGCCTTCAGAAACAAAGCTGCCAATGACTGGTGGAGGACGAGCTCCTTGTGTGCTTCTCACAGAGAGTCACCAGGCTATGAGGAAAATGTGGTCAGTCAAAAGGCAACTGAACGTTCATTCGATCATTCCGATAGGGTTTTGCAGCAGGCGTCAAACATATCTCAGAAAACTCACAGCCGCAGAGATGAGCGGAGGATATCTCCATCTAGCCAGTGTACCAGCCCAGACACATGGGGGAGAGAAAAGATAAATATGGTGGACAGTACTAGACATCATGAAGAAACAAGGGATTCACCAGTCCAAGAGGTACATAATTCTAATAAATTATGGAGGACTGGCTCAAGTCAGAGTATTTGTCACAATGAACCACTGGCTGAGGCTTTCCCAAAAAACAGGCCGGAGGATCCAAACTTTTCGATCACCCAACATTCTTTTGGTACCCAAGCTAATGCAAACAGTGCACAAAAAGCTGAGCATCTCATTGAAGAGAGGTCTATTGCCGACCAAAGAATGGTGAACTACTTAGAAGATAGAGGTGTGGAAAAGGTTCGAGAATTAAAGCTTCAAGAGTTGGAAAAATCAGATGCTACACAGTGCAAGGCCTCGCTGCAATCTCCAAGTTTTGAGGACCAGGTATCTCAGTCTAAACCTCATGGTGCTAGATGGACATTGTCTCCAGCTCGTAGACCTCCACCTCATTCTTATTTCATGAAGGGGAGCCCTCCAGAAGTCAGCAATTCAAATGTGGAAGAGGCGATTCCCCCCATCACTCACATGACGGAGCCCAACATTCTCATGCCTTTTGCAGATCGTAGAAGGTTTTTTGAAGATAGTAGCAAGGGACCTCCACCGGCCCACCACTCCATGCAcatgaaagcaaacaaaaacagtttttgttcGAGTCTTTCTGATTATTCCTTTCCTCAGGTTGTGGCTCCAGATGTAAGAAGGCATTCTGTGGATCATGCGTGTCACCCGTTGTCTCCTGGTAGACAAGAGAGTGGTTTGCCGTGTTCTGAGTTTTGCATGAGTCATGTGCCGGAGCCACCTCTGTGTTGCAATCCGAATGGTCATTTGGCGGATTACCTGCACTCAGTGTCCTGCAGCTATCGATCCTGTATGTTTTGTTCTACTGATGTGTGTCCAGCTTTGCTTAAAAGGAACATGTCTATGAGCCTTCATGGTTACCACTGCCaacaccaccatcaccaccatcatcagtGGACAAGGTGCAATGATTGTATGTGTCCTAACCAACACCCTTCCTTAGAAGAAGGCCCGGCCATGCATAGTGACCCATGGCACTTGAGGAAATCCATGTTACAG GAAGTATCGCTGAAAGAATGGAACCCGCAGCTGAAAATCAACAGGAAGTGCAGCCAGTCTGTGAG TGAACTGTGCCAGTTTAATTCTGGATTTCATTATCCGGACCCACACAAATCATGCTATGAGGGTGATGATCAGGAACGGCCTCAGTACTATAGGGCAGCATCTACTTATGACCTCTCCTGCGAGCATCCCTTCAGGCCCGTGGATTTGCCATCAGCTAAGGATGGTCTACCACAACGAGGACTTTTAAGAGATAGATCTTACTCTGTAAACCACCTGAACTTGGAACATCTCGCTGTGCGGGAAAGGCAGGAGACACCTCCAGTAAAACAGACCGAGCCATCAGCCCGACCAAAGAAGCAAGGTCCTCCCCGCCCTCCACCTCCCAACTGGGAGAAGTACAAAGGACGAAGGTCATCACAAGAGTCCGTCAAGTCTGTTTCTGCACTCTCCCGTGGCCAAGATTTGTCTGATGTATCTGAAAGTAATAGAAATCTAGAGGATGCAAGGCAACGATCTCAAAGTCTGCCTATGGACAAGACATTCTCCCAGTTAGTACCTTCACCGCAACCAGTGCAAGGAACAGGTTATGGTACTGAACCATCTGAGATGAGAAGTTCTCCAAGTGGATCTCAGAATCGATCTTTACCAGTTTCTCCAAACCAGGAGAATTCAAa TGAATGTCCTGAGATTCCCACCGATTCTTTGCCTCACCCCTCTGACTTTGATCAGAAGTTCATCTCAGATGGTGCAGAGGAGCCAGAGGTGGCAGATGAAGGAAGCCTCAAGGATCAACCGTTCTGTTCGAAGTCCTCCACAATGGAGCAAAGATCCACCAATAACCCTGAGAAGGAACATCCTCCGCAACTGGTAGATATGTTTGAAGGAAACTTCCAGCGTTATGAAGATGATTGGTCTACAGACAGAGAGTCTGAAATCTCCATTCCAGAAAG GTATGAATTTCAGCCCATTTCCCCACCACCTTTATATGGTGCTACCAGTCCCACCTCTTGCACATCTTACTACAACACCTCCGCAGCTAAAGCCGAGCTCCTCAAAAAGATGAAGGAAATGTCTGATGTCCAAGGGAAAATCGAGGGCATGgctggaggagaagaagaagacacATTGACTTTCAAAAAA ATGCAACTCATAGACAGCATCAGCAGAAAGCTCTCTGTATTAAATGAAGCTCAGCAGGGCCTTCAGGAGGACATCACTGCCAATATGATGCTGGGCTGTGAGTTGGAGAGCCTGCTAAAGAGTCTTTGTAAACCCAACGAGTATGACAAATTCCGATTATTTATTGGAGACCTGGACAAAGTGGTCAACTTGCTGCTGTCCCTCTCTGGACGTCTCACCAGGGTAGAGAGTGCACTAAATTGCAGTGACCCAGAGCCCTCTGTGGAAGAGAAG CTGAACCTactggaaaaaaagaagcaacTCACTGACCAACTGGAAGATGCTCAGGAACTGAAGGCTCACGTCACACGTAGGGAACAAGTAGTCCTCGAAACTTTGTCGAAGTACCTGAACGAAGACCAGCTCCAGGATTACCAACACTACGTAAAGATGACCTCCGCTCTCATTGTAGAACAAAGAGAGCTGGAGGATAAAATCAGACTTGGAGAAGAACAATTGAGATGTCTCCGGGAAAGTCTCTAA